Proteins encoded by one window of Lycium barbarum isolate Lr01 chromosome 11, ASM1917538v2, whole genome shotgun sequence:
- the LOC132616803 gene encoding receptor-like serine/threonine-protein kinase ALE2 isoform X5, translating into MGGVKLLLLCLVVLELCAFAFSQGSKGFSLSLSPSASTAIPPIEEGIPSSVSHGNALRSNAPAPAFELNGTSPPANVFPPLKQVLTPSQQPSAPIILPTPSSAPPAITSAPPQIASLPAPPPPVITWNVPAPVLPPSAPKTDHRHTEQPVVVPEAPAPVSSSRRKSPDDAPTKAPRVPGSTPPSESRPSESPLSSNGPGPRENPQNSLPTLPRSPDFSPSIPPVLNAPAPREKPQNRLPTLPRNPDISPSIPPVLNAPAPREKPQNPLPTLPRNPEISPSTPPVLNAPAPRGKPQNHLPTHPIIPEVSPSIPPVLNAPSPRGKPQDPLPARPTNREVSPSIPPATVSPPPRKLPNNSPPSHPRFPLKPPSVSPVKHDITPVSTPWPSINHKRASAPTVAPPNRMTNRHPAKAPTEHKAMGRSTNAPPHKFPNSPLSAPSTSFQRDHHLKDNMTAITPSPYEVYPPVSTEPGPLIPPSPSFHSKSYPKTNLRPHSHSPGTSVSPLLAPLTSPESHDSPSISESPTASSRPTKKPFVSPTMSPSGSPPRHPKIPRPFQALPPPPPNQDCASLTCAEPFTNGPPKAPCVCVLPMRVGLRLSVALYTFFPLVSELATEIAVGVFMDPSQVRIMGANSASQYPEKTIVLIDLVPLGVKFDNTTAFLTSQRFWHKQVIIKASLFGDYDVLYVQYPGLPPSPPSAASDIDTIGSQPYPGDNNGRTKPLGVDVSGKQHKNGPNQSVIAVIVLSASVAVILGCAVAWVLLFRHRDRGYQSEPTPLTTLPSLAKSSGIATSIIGSRPNSPSLSFSSSFAAYTGSARTFSSNEIERATDHFNEARVLGEGGFGVVYSGVLDDGMEVAVKVLKRDDQQGGREFLAEVEMLSRLHHRNLVKLIGICLEERSRCLLYELIPNGSVESHLHGIDKEISSLDWNARIKIALGAARGLAYLHEDSSPRVIHRDFKSSNILLEHDFTPKVSDFGLARAALEEGSRHISTRVMGTFGYVAPEYAMTGHLLVKSDVYSYGVVLLELLTGRKPVDMSQPPGQENLVAWARPLLTSEEGLELIVDRTLGPDFPFDDIVKVAAIASMCVQPEVSHRPFMGEVVQALKLVCSECEQTKGIMSRSCSRDDLSIDMDGRISTSSSQVLNTRRPQSPGSNSDSELDVERGLSMSDLLSPLARYGKQESGSFRRYSSSGPIRKGKTRRLWHKMRRLSGGSVSEHGVMFGLRPGSH; encoded by the exons ATGGGTGGGGTGAAGCTGCTCCTTCTTTGCTTGGTGGTGTTGGAGTTATGTGCCTTTGCTTTCTCTCAGGGATCTAAAG GTTTCAGTTTATCCCTCTCTCCATCAGCATCCACTGCAATTCCTCCTATTGAAGAGGGAATTCCCTCTTCCGTCTCTCATGGGAATGCATTGAGAAGTAATGCACCTGCTCCTGCATTTGAGCTAAATG GGACTTCTCCTCCTGCAAATGTTTTTCCACCACTGAAACAAGTTCTTACACCATCTCAGCAACCAAGTGCTCCTATAATATTGCCAACACCCAGTTCAGCCCCACCCGCAATCACTTCGGCCCCGCCACAAATCGCTTCTCTACCAGCTCCTCCTCCTCCTGTGATTACGTGGAATGTTCCTGCTCCAGTTCTGCCTCCAAGTGCTCCTAAGACAGATCATCGACATACTGAGCAGCCTGTCGTTGTGCCAGAAGCTCCTG CACCAGTCTCGTCATCCAGAAGGAAATCACCTGACGATGCACCAACTAAAGCTCCACGGGTACCTGGATCTACGCCACCTAGTGAGAGCAGGCCATCAGAGAGTCCTCTCTCCTCAAATGGCCCGG GTCCAAGGGAAAATCCGCAAAATTCACTGCCCACTCTCCCAAGAAGTCCAGATTTTTCACCATCCATTCCACCAG TCCTGAATGCGCCTGCCCCAAGGGAAAAGCCACAAAATCGACTGCCCACCCTCCCAAGAAATCCAGATATTTCACCATCCATTCCACCAG TCCTGAATGCCCCTGCCCCAAGGGAGAAGCCACAAAATCCACTACCCACCCTCCCAAGAAATCCAGAAATTTCACCATCCACTCCACCAG tCCTGAATGCGCCTGCTCCAAGGGGAAAGCCCCAAAATCATCTGCCCACCCACCCAATCATTCCAGAAGTCTCACCATCTATTCCACCAG TCCTTAATGCGCCTTCTCCAAGGGGAAAGCCACAAGATCCACTGCCCGCCCGCCCAACCAATCGCGAAGTCTCACCATCTATTCCACCAG CGACAGTTTCACCACCTCCAAGGAAGTTGCCTAACAATTCACCACCCAGCCATCCAAGATTTCCTCTAAAACCTCCATCCGTTTCACCAG TTAAGCATGATATAACCCCTGTATCAACTCCGTGGCCAAGCATCAACCACAAAAGAGCAAGTGCTCCAACTGTTGCACCTCCTAATAGAATGACCAATCGGCATCCAGCAAAAG CTCCCACTGAACACAAAGCCATGGGCCGCTCTACTAATGCTCCTCCTCATAAATTCCCTAATTCTCCCCTATCTGCACCTTCAACCTCATTTCAGAGGGATCACCACCTAAAAGATAATATGACAGCAATCACTCCATCACCCTATGAAGTTTATCCTCCTGTTTCAACTGAACCAG GTCCGTTGATCCCTCCATCTCCTTCGTTTCACTcaaaatcatatccaaagactaACCTTAGGCCCCACTCTCATTCACCAG GAACGTCGGTATCACCGTTGCTTGCGCCTTTAACTTCTCCAGAAAGCCACGATTCTCCTTCCATATCAGAGTCTCCAACTGCTTCATCTAGACCAACTAAAA AACCATTTGTTTCCCCTACAATGTCTCCCTCTGGGTCTCCACCAAGGCATCCAAAGATACCGCGTCCATTTCAAGCACTACCGCCTCCACCTCCTAATCAAG ATTGCGCATCATTGACTTGTGCAGAGCCTTTCACAAATGGTCCACCAAAAGCACCTTGTGTTTGTGTCTTGCCTATGCGAGTTGGACTACGCCTTAGTGTAGCACTCTACACCTTCTTCCCTTTGGTTTCAGAGCTGGCAACAGAAATTGCTGTTGGGGTATTTATGGATCCAAGTCAAGTTCGTATTATGGGAGCAAATTCAGCCAGCCAGTATCCAGAGAAGACCATTGTCCTTATTGATTTAGTACCCCTTGGAGTAAAATTTGATAACACTACAGCATTTCTGACATCACAAAGATTCTGGCACAAACAAGTTATTATAAAAGCTTCTCTTTTTGGTGATTATGATGTGTTGTATGTGCAATATCCAG GTCTTCCTCCGTCTCCACCGTCAGCAGCTTCAGACATTGATACCATAGGTAGCCAACCATATCCTGGTGATAATAATGGAAGGACCAAGCCCCTTGGAGTTGATGTCAGCGGGAAACAGCACAAAAATGGGCCAAATCAGAGTGTCATAGCAGTAATTGTATTGTCAGCCTCTGTCGCAGTTATTTTAGGCTGTGCCGTTGCATGGGTTTTGCTTTTCAGACATAGAGATCGTGGGTATCAGTCAGAACCAACTCCACTAACTACATTACCATCCCTTGCAAAGTCATCAG GGATTGCAACCTCCATCATTGGGAGCAGGCCAAACTCTCCTTCATTATCCTTTAGTTCTAGCTTTGCTGCGTATACTGGTTCGGCTAGAACATTCAGTTCAAATGAAATTGAGAGAGCAACTGACCACTTCAATGAAGCAAGAGTACTAGGTGAAGGGGGATTTGGTGTTGTTTATAGTGGTGTGCTTGATGATGGGATGGAAGTGGCAGTGAAAGTCCTCAAGAGAGATGATCAACAGGGTGGTCGTGAATTTTTGGCCGAAGTAGAGATGCTTAGCCGCCTCCATCATAGGAACTTGGTCAAGTTGATAGGAATATGTCTTGAGGAGCGCAGTCGCTGTTTACTTTATGAGCTCATCCCAAATGGAAGCGTGGAATCTCATCTTCATG GTATTGACAAGGAAATTTCTTCACTTGATTGGAATGCCCGAATAAAAATAGCTCTTGGTGCTGCCCGAGGCCTGGCCTATTTGCATGAAGATTCCAGTCCCCGAGTCATACACAGGGATTTTAAGTCTAGTAACATCTTACTGGAACATGATTTCACCCCGAAAGTGTCTGATTTTGGTTTGGCAAGAGCTGCATTAGAGGAAGGGAGCAGACACATATCGACTCGAGTCATGGGAACTTTTGG GTATGTAGCTCCAGAATATGCTATGACAGGGCATCTTCTTGTAAAAAGTGATGTTTACAGCTATGGGGTTGTCCTGCTTGAGCTGCTAACTGGAAGAAAGCCAGTGGATATGTCCCAGCCACCAGGTCAAGAGAATTTAGTCGCTTGGGCACGCCCACTCCTTACGAGTGAAGAAGGTCTTGAGTTGATTGTGGATCGTACTTTGGGGCCTGATTTCCCTTTTGATGACATCGTAAAAGTAGCTGCTATTGCTTCAATGTGTGTTCAACCAGAGGTATCTCACAGGCCTTTCATGGGTGAGGTCGTCCAGGCCTTGAAGCTGGTATGTAGCGAATGCGAACAGACAAAAGGCATCATGTCTCGAAGTTGTAGCCGAGATGATCTGTCTATTGACATGGATGGTAGGATAAGTACATCTTCAAGCCAAGTGTTGAACACTAGACGACCTCAATCCCCGGGCTCTAACTCAGACAGTGAGTTGGACGTTGAGAGGGGACTTTCAATGTCAGATTTACTTAGTCCATTAGCAAGATATGGGAAGCAAGAATCTGGTTCATTTAGGAGGTACTCTAGCTCAGGTCCTATCAGAAAAGGAAAAACCAGGAGGCTATGGCATAAAATGAGAAGATTATCTGGAGGTAGTGTGAGCGAGCATGGCGTGATGTTTGGGTTACGGCCTGGATCCCACTAA
- the LOC132616803 gene encoding receptor-like serine/threonine-protein kinase ALE2 isoform X8: MGGVKLLLLCLVVLELCAFAFSQGSKGFSLSLSPSASTAIPPIEEGIPSSVSHGNALRSNAPAPAFELNGTSPPANVFPPLKQVLTPSQQPSAPIILPTPSSAPPAITSAPPQIASLPAPPPPVITWNVPAPVLPPSAPKTDHRHTEQPVVVPEAPAPVSSSRRKSPDDAPTKAPRVPGSTPPSESRPSESPLSSNGPGPRENPQNSLPTLPRSPDFSPSIPPVLNAPAPREKPQNRLPTLPRNPDISPSIPPVLNAPAPREKPQNPLPLPRNPEISPSTPPVLNAPVPREKPQNPLPTLPRNPDISPSTPPVLNAPAPREKPQNPLPTLPRNPEISPSTPPVLNAPAPRGKPQNHLPTHPIIPEVSPSIPPVLNAPSPRGKPQDPLPARPTNREVSPSIPPATVSPPPRKLPNNSPPSHPRFPLKPPSVSPGTSVSPLLAPLTSPESHDSPSISESPTASSRPTKKPFVSPTMSPSGSPPRHPKIPRPFQALPPPPPNQDCASLTCAEPFTNGPPKAPCVCVLPMRVGLRLSVALYTFFPLVSELATEIAVGVFMDPSQVRIMGANSASQYPEKTIVLIDLVPLGVKFDNTTAFLTSQRFWHKQVIIKASLFGDYDVLYVQYPGLPPSPPSAASDIDTIGSQPYPGDNNGRTKPLGVDVSGKQHKNGPNQSVIAVIVLSASVAVILGCAVAWVLLFRHRDRGYQSEPTPLTTLPSLAKSSGIATSIIGSRPNSPSLSFSSSFAAYTGSARTFSSNEIERATDHFNEARVLGEGGFGVVYSGVLDDGMEVAVKVLKRDDQQGGREFLAEVEMLSRLHHRNLVKLIGICLEERSRCLLYELIPNGSVESHLHGIDKEISSLDWNARIKIALGAARGLAYLHEDSSPRVIHRDFKSSNILLEHDFTPKVSDFGLARAALEEGSRHISTRVMGTFGYVAPEYAMTGHLLVKSDVYSYGVVLLELLTGRKPVDMSQPPGQENLVAWARPLLTSEEGLELIVDRTLGPDFPFDDIVKVAAIASMCVQPEVSHRPFMGEVVQALKLVCSECEQTKGIMSRSCSRDDLSIDMDGRISTSSSQVLNTRRPQSPGSNSDSELDVERGLSMSDLLSPLARYGKQESGSFRRYSSSGPIRKGKTRRLWHKMRRLSGGSVSEHGVMFGLRPGSH; the protein is encoded by the exons ATGGGTGGGGTGAAGCTGCTCCTTCTTTGCTTGGTGGTGTTGGAGTTATGTGCCTTTGCTTTCTCTCAGGGATCTAAAG GTTTCAGTTTATCCCTCTCTCCATCAGCATCCACTGCAATTCCTCCTATTGAAGAGGGAATTCCCTCTTCCGTCTCTCATGGGAATGCATTGAGAAGTAATGCACCTGCTCCTGCATTTGAGCTAAATG GGACTTCTCCTCCTGCAAATGTTTTTCCACCACTGAAACAAGTTCTTACACCATCTCAGCAACCAAGTGCTCCTATAATATTGCCAACACCCAGTTCAGCCCCACCCGCAATCACTTCGGCCCCGCCACAAATCGCTTCTCTACCAGCTCCTCCTCCTCCTGTGATTACGTGGAATGTTCCTGCTCCAGTTCTGCCTCCAAGTGCTCCTAAGACAGATCATCGACATACTGAGCAGCCTGTCGTTGTGCCAGAAGCTCCTG CACCAGTCTCGTCATCCAGAAGGAAATCACCTGACGATGCACCAACTAAAGCTCCACGGGTACCTGGATCTACGCCACCTAGTGAGAGCAGGCCATCAGAGAGTCCTCTCTCCTCAAATGGCCCGG GTCCAAGGGAAAATCCGCAAAATTCACTGCCCACTCTCCCAAGAAGTCCAGATTTTTCACCATCCATTCCACCAG TCCTGAATGCGCCTGCCCCAAGGGAAAAGCCACAAAATCGACTGCCCACCCTCCCAAGAAATCCAGATATTTCACCATCCATTCCACCAG TCCTGAATGCACCTGCCCCAAGGGAAAAGCCACAAAATCCACTACCCCTCCCAAGAAATCCAGAAATTTCACCATCCACTCCACCAG TCCTGAATGCGCCTGTCCCAAGGGAAAAGCCACAAAATCCACTGCCCACCCTCCCAAGAAATCCAGATATTTCACCATCCACTCCACCAG TCCTGAATGCCCCTGCCCCAAGGGAGAAGCCACAAAATCCACTACCCACCCTCCCAAGAAATCCAGAAATTTCACCATCCACTCCACCAG tCCTGAATGCGCCTGCTCCAAGGGGAAAGCCCCAAAATCATCTGCCCACCCACCCAATCATTCCAGAAGTCTCACCATCTATTCCACCAG TCCTTAATGCGCCTTCTCCAAGGGGAAAGCCACAAGATCCACTGCCCGCCCGCCCAACCAATCGCGAAGTCTCACCATCTATTCCACCAG CGACAGTTTCACCACCTCCAAGGAAGTTGCCTAACAATTCACCACCCAGCCATCCAAGATTTCCTCTAAAACCTCCATCCGTTTCACCAG GAACGTCGGTATCACCGTTGCTTGCGCCTTTAACTTCTCCAGAAAGCCACGATTCTCCTTCCATATCAGAGTCTCCAACTGCTTCATCTAGACCAACTAAAA AACCATTTGTTTCCCCTACAATGTCTCCCTCTGGGTCTCCACCAAGGCATCCAAAGATACCGCGTCCATTTCAAGCACTACCGCCTCCACCTCCTAATCAAG ATTGCGCATCATTGACTTGTGCAGAGCCTTTCACAAATGGTCCACCAAAAGCACCTTGTGTTTGTGTCTTGCCTATGCGAGTTGGACTACGCCTTAGTGTAGCACTCTACACCTTCTTCCCTTTGGTTTCAGAGCTGGCAACAGAAATTGCTGTTGGGGTATTTATGGATCCAAGTCAAGTTCGTATTATGGGAGCAAATTCAGCCAGCCAGTATCCAGAGAAGACCATTGTCCTTATTGATTTAGTACCCCTTGGAGTAAAATTTGATAACACTACAGCATTTCTGACATCACAAAGATTCTGGCACAAACAAGTTATTATAAAAGCTTCTCTTTTTGGTGATTATGATGTGTTGTATGTGCAATATCCAG GTCTTCCTCCGTCTCCACCGTCAGCAGCTTCAGACATTGATACCATAGGTAGCCAACCATATCCTGGTGATAATAATGGAAGGACCAAGCCCCTTGGAGTTGATGTCAGCGGGAAACAGCACAAAAATGGGCCAAATCAGAGTGTCATAGCAGTAATTGTATTGTCAGCCTCTGTCGCAGTTATTTTAGGCTGTGCCGTTGCATGGGTTTTGCTTTTCAGACATAGAGATCGTGGGTATCAGTCAGAACCAACTCCACTAACTACATTACCATCCCTTGCAAAGTCATCAG GGATTGCAACCTCCATCATTGGGAGCAGGCCAAACTCTCCTTCATTATCCTTTAGTTCTAGCTTTGCTGCGTATACTGGTTCGGCTAGAACATTCAGTTCAAATGAAATTGAGAGAGCAACTGACCACTTCAATGAAGCAAGAGTACTAGGTGAAGGGGGATTTGGTGTTGTTTATAGTGGTGTGCTTGATGATGGGATGGAAGTGGCAGTGAAAGTCCTCAAGAGAGATGATCAACAGGGTGGTCGTGAATTTTTGGCCGAAGTAGAGATGCTTAGCCGCCTCCATCATAGGAACTTGGTCAAGTTGATAGGAATATGTCTTGAGGAGCGCAGTCGCTGTTTACTTTATGAGCTCATCCCAAATGGAAGCGTGGAATCTCATCTTCATG GTATTGACAAGGAAATTTCTTCACTTGATTGGAATGCCCGAATAAAAATAGCTCTTGGTGCTGCCCGAGGCCTGGCCTATTTGCATGAAGATTCCAGTCCCCGAGTCATACACAGGGATTTTAAGTCTAGTAACATCTTACTGGAACATGATTTCACCCCGAAAGTGTCTGATTTTGGTTTGGCAAGAGCTGCATTAGAGGAAGGGAGCAGACACATATCGACTCGAGTCATGGGAACTTTTGG GTATGTAGCTCCAGAATATGCTATGACAGGGCATCTTCTTGTAAAAAGTGATGTTTACAGCTATGGGGTTGTCCTGCTTGAGCTGCTAACTGGAAGAAAGCCAGTGGATATGTCCCAGCCACCAGGTCAAGAGAATTTAGTCGCTTGGGCACGCCCACTCCTTACGAGTGAAGAAGGTCTTGAGTTGATTGTGGATCGTACTTTGGGGCCTGATTTCCCTTTTGATGACATCGTAAAAGTAGCTGCTATTGCTTCAATGTGTGTTCAACCAGAGGTATCTCACAGGCCTTTCATGGGTGAGGTCGTCCAGGCCTTGAAGCTGGTATGTAGCGAATGCGAACAGACAAAAGGCATCATGTCTCGAAGTTGTAGCCGAGATGATCTGTCTATTGACATGGATGGTAGGATAAGTACATCTTCAAGCCAAGTGTTGAACACTAGACGACCTCAATCCCCGGGCTCTAACTCAGACAGTGAGTTGGACGTTGAGAGGGGACTTTCAATGTCAGATTTACTTAGTCCATTAGCAAGATATGGGAAGCAAGAATCTGGTTCATTTAGGAGGTACTCTAGCTCAGGTCCTATCAGAAAAGGAAAAACCAGGAGGCTATGGCATAAAATGAGAAGATTATCTGGAGGTAGTGTGAGCGAGCATGGCGTGATGTTTGGGTTACGGCCTGGATCCCACTAA
- the LOC132616803 gene encoding receptor-like serine/threonine-protein kinase ALE2 isoform X4 — MGGVKLLLLCLVVLELCAFAFSQGSKGTSPPANVFPPLKQVLTPSQQPSAPIILPTPSSAPPAITSAPPQIASLPAPPPPVITWNVPAPVLPPSAPKTDHRHTEQPVVVPEAPAPVSSSRRKSPDDAPTKAPRVPGSTPPSESRPSESPLSSNGPGPRENPQNSLPTLPRSPDFSPSIPPVLNAPAPREKPQNRLPTLPRNPDISPSIPPVLNAPAPREKPQNPLPLPRNPEISPSTPPVLNAPVPREKPQNPLPTLPRNPDISPSTPPVLNAPAPREKPQNPLPTLPRNPEISPSTPPVLNAPAPRGKPQNHLPTHPIIPEVSPSIPPVLNAPSPRGKPQDPLPARPTNREVSPSIPPATVSPPPRKLPNNSPPSHPRFPLKPPSVSPVKHDITPVSTPWPSINHKRASAPTVAPPNRMTNRHPAKAPTEHKAMGRSTNAPPHKFPNSPLSAPSTSFQRDHHLKDNMTAITPSPYEVYPPVSTEPGPLIPPSPSFHSKSYPKTNLRPHSHSPGTSVSPLLAPLTSPESHDSPSISESPTASSRPTKKPFVSPTMSPSGSPPRHPKIPRPFQALPPPPPNQDCASLTCAEPFTNGPPKAPCVCVLPMRVGLRLSVALYTFFPLVSELATEIAVGVFMDPSQVRIMGANSASQYPEKTIVLIDLVPLGVKFDNTTAFLTSQRFWHKQVIIKASLFGDYDVLYVQYPGLPPSPPSAASDIDTIGSQPYPGDNNGRTKPLGVDVSGKQHKNGPNQSVIAVIVLSASVAVILGCAVAWVLLFRHRDRGYQSEPTPLTTLPSLAKSSGIATSIIGSRPNSPSLSFSSSFAAYTGSARTFSSNEIERATDHFNEARVLGEGGFGVVYSGVLDDGMEVAVKVLKRDDQQGGREFLAEVEMLSRLHHRNLVKLIGICLEERSRCLLYELIPNGSVESHLHGIDKEISSLDWNARIKIALGAARGLAYLHEDSSPRVIHRDFKSSNILLEHDFTPKVSDFGLARAALEEGSRHISTRVMGTFGYVAPEYAMTGHLLVKSDVYSYGVVLLELLTGRKPVDMSQPPGQENLVAWARPLLTSEEGLELIVDRTLGPDFPFDDIVKVAAIASMCVQPEVSHRPFMGEVVQALKLVCSECEQTKGIMSRSCSRDDLSIDMDGRISTSSSQVLNTRRPQSPGSNSDSELDVERGLSMSDLLSPLARYGKQESGSFRRYSSSGPIRKGKTRRLWHKMRRLSGGSVSEHGVMFGLRPGSH, encoded by the exons ATGGGTGGGGTGAAGCTGCTCCTTCTTTGCTTGGTGGTGTTGGAGTTATGTGCCTTTGCTTTCTCTCAGGGATCTAAAG GGACTTCTCCTCCTGCAAATGTTTTTCCACCACTGAAACAAGTTCTTACACCATCTCAGCAACCAAGTGCTCCTATAATATTGCCAACACCCAGTTCAGCCCCACCCGCAATCACTTCGGCCCCGCCACAAATCGCTTCTCTACCAGCTCCTCCTCCTCCTGTGATTACGTGGAATGTTCCTGCTCCAGTTCTGCCTCCAAGTGCTCCTAAGACAGATCATCGACATACTGAGCAGCCTGTCGTTGTGCCAGAAGCTCCTG CACCAGTCTCGTCATCCAGAAGGAAATCACCTGACGATGCACCAACTAAAGCTCCACGGGTACCTGGATCTACGCCACCTAGTGAGAGCAGGCCATCAGAGAGTCCTCTCTCCTCAAATGGCCCGG GTCCAAGGGAAAATCCGCAAAATTCACTGCCCACTCTCCCAAGAAGTCCAGATTTTTCACCATCCATTCCACCAG TCCTGAATGCGCCTGCCCCAAGGGAAAAGCCACAAAATCGACTGCCCACCCTCCCAAGAAATCCAGATATTTCACCATCCATTCCACCAG TCCTGAATGCACCTGCCCCAAGGGAAAAGCCACAAAATCCACTACCCCTCCCAAGAAATCCAGAAATTTCACCATCCACTCCACCAG TCCTGAATGCGCCTGTCCCAAGGGAAAAGCCACAAAATCCACTGCCCACCCTCCCAAGAAATCCAGATATTTCACCATCCACTCCACCAG TCCTGAATGCCCCTGCCCCAAGGGAGAAGCCACAAAATCCACTACCCACCCTCCCAAGAAATCCAGAAATTTCACCATCCACTCCACCAG tCCTGAATGCGCCTGCTCCAAGGGGAAAGCCCCAAAATCATCTGCCCACCCACCCAATCATTCCAGAAGTCTCACCATCTATTCCACCAG TCCTTAATGCGCCTTCTCCAAGGGGAAAGCCACAAGATCCACTGCCCGCCCGCCCAACCAATCGCGAAGTCTCACCATCTATTCCACCAG CGACAGTTTCACCACCTCCAAGGAAGTTGCCTAACAATTCACCACCCAGCCATCCAAGATTTCCTCTAAAACCTCCATCCGTTTCACCAG TTAAGCATGATATAACCCCTGTATCAACTCCGTGGCCAAGCATCAACCACAAAAGAGCAAGTGCTCCAACTGTTGCACCTCCTAATAGAATGACCAATCGGCATCCAGCAAAAG CTCCCACTGAACACAAAGCCATGGGCCGCTCTACTAATGCTCCTCCTCATAAATTCCCTAATTCTCCCCTATCTGCACCTTCAACCTCATTTCAGAGGGATCACCACCTAAAAGATAATATGACAGCAATCACTCCATCACCCTATGAAGTTTATCCTCCTGTTTCAACTGAACCAG GTCCGTTGATCCCTCCATCTCCTTCGTTTCACTcaaaatcatatccaaagactaACCTTAGGCCCCACTCTCATTCACCAG GAACGTCGGTATCACCGTTGCTTGCGCCTTTAACTTCTCCAGAAAGCCACGATTCTCCTTCCATATCAGAGTCTCCAACTGCTTCATCTAGACCAACTAAAA AACCATTTGTTTCCCCTACAATGTCTCCCTCTGGGTCTCCACCAAGGCATCCAAAGATACCGCGTCCATTTCAAGCACTACCGCCTCCACCTCCTAATCAAG ATTGCGCATCATTGACTTGTGCAGAGCCTTTCACAAATGGTCCACCAAAAGCACCTTGTGTTTGTGTCTTGCCTATGCGAGTTGGACTACGCCTTAGTGTAGCACTCTACACCTTCTTCCCTTTGGTTTCAGAGCTGGCAACAGAAATTGCTGTTGGGGTATTTATGGATCCAAGTCAAGTTCGTATTATGGGAGCAAATTCAGCCAGCCAGTATCCAGAGAAGACCATTGTCCTTATTGATTTAGTACCCCTTGGAGTAAAATTTGATAACACTACAGCATTTCTGACATCACAAAGATTCTGGCACAAACAAGTTATTATAAAAGCTTCTCTTTTTGGTGATTATGATGTGTTGTATGTGCAATATCCAG GTCTTCCTCCGTCTCCACCGTCAGCAGCTTCAGACATTGATACCATAGGTAGCCAACCATATCCTGGTGATAATAATGGAAGGACCAAGCCCCTTGGAGTTGATGTCAGCGGGAAACAGCACAAAAATGGGCCAAATCAGAGTGTCATAGCAGTAATTGTATTGTCAGCCTCTGTCGCAGTTATTTTAGGCTGTGCCGTTGCATGGGTTTTGCTTTTCAGACATAGAGATCGTGGGTATCAGTCAGAACCAACTCCACTAACTACATTACCATCCCTTGCAAAGTCATCAG GGATTGCAACCTCCATCATTGGGAGCAGGCCAAACTCTCCTTCATTATCCTTTAGTTCTAGCTTTGCTGCGTATACTGGTTCGGCTAGAACATTCAGTTCAAATGAAATTGAGAGAGCAACTGACCACTTCAATGAAGCAAGAGTACTAGGTGAAGGGGGATTTGGTGTTGTTTATAGTGGTGTGCTTGATGATGGGATGGAAGTGGCAGTGAAAGTCCTCAAGAGAGATGATCAACAGGGTGGTCGTGAATTTTTGGCCGAAGTAGAGATGCTTAGCCGCCTCCATCATAGGAACTTGGTCAAGTTGATAGGAATATGTCTTGAGGAGCGCAGTCGCTGTTTACTTTATGAGCTCATCCCAAATGGAAGCGTGGAATCTCATCTTCATG GTATTGACAAGGAAATTTCTTCACTTGATTGGAATGCCCGAATAAAAATAGCTCTTGGTGCTGCCCGAGGCCTGGCCTATTTGCATGAAGATTCCAGTCCCCGAGTCATACACAGGGATTTTAAGTCTAGTAACATCTTACTGGAACATGATTTCACCCCGAAAGTGTCTGATTTTGGTTTGGCAAGAGCTGCATTAGAGGAAGGGAGCAGACACATATCGACTCGAGTCATGGGAACTTTTGG GTATGTAGCTCCAGAATATGCTATGACAGGGCATCTTCTTGTAAAAAGTGATGTTTACAGCTATGGGGTTGTCCTGCTTGAGCTGCTAACTGGAAGAAAGCCAGTGGATATGTCCCAGCCACCAGGTCAAGAGAATTTAGTCGCTTGGGCACGCCCACTCCTTACGAGTGAAGAAGGTCTTGAGTTGATTGTGGATCGTACTTTGGGGCCTGATTTCCCTTTTGATGACATCGTAAAAGTAGCTGCTATTGCTTCAATGTGTGTTCAACCAGAGGTATCTCACAGGCCTTTCATGGGTGAGGTCGTCCAGGCCTTGAAGCTGGTATGTAGCGAATGCGAACAGACAAAAGGCATCATGTCTCGAAGTTGTAGCCGAGATGATCTGTCTATTGACATGGATGGTAGGATAAGTACATCTTCAAGCCAAGTGTTGAACACTAGACGACCTCAATCCCCGGGCTCTAACTCAGACAGTGAGTTGGACGTTGAGAGGGGACTTTCAATGTCAGATTTACTTAGTCCATTAGCAAGATATGGGAAGCAAGAATCTGGTTCATTTAGGAGGTACTCTAGCTCAGGTCCTATCAGAAAAGGAAAAACCAGGAGGCTATGGCATAAAATGAGAAGATTATCTGGAGGTAGTGTGAGCGAGCATGGCGTGATGTTTGGGTTACGGCCTGGATCCCACTAA